The genomic segment TTTCAAGTCCCCACGAACCAATTCGTTTTCTTGAATTTGGGGTTTAATCCGGCGAAGTCGAGCACGGATACGGGCTAAAAGCTCCCGCGGACTAAAGGGTTTCGTCAAATAGTCATCTGCTCCCAACTCTAGGCCTAAAACCTTATCGATTTCCTCGACTTTAGCCGTTAACATAATCACAGGAATATCACGTGATTTTGGATTTTGTCGAAGCTGATTACATACTTCCATACCATCCATTCCAGGAAGCATAACATCAAGGATCACTAGGTCAGGACATTTCTCTTCGACAGTCTTCAATGCGGAGGGGCCATCATAGGCCACAAGTACCGTATAGCCTTCCTTTTCAAGATTAAATTTCAAAAGCTCCTGAATGGGCTCTTCATCATCCACGATTAGAATGACAGCCATACATTTCCCTCCTCATCAATCCTTGCGCCGTATCCATCCCGCCATCCGCCCCGTCATCGGTCCTTCCTGGCGATGAGAGAAAAATCGATCTGTATGACAAGCTGTACAAATACCATCACTCCAAATATTTTTTGGCAGAACTCCAGCTTCGAGTAACAATTGACGATTTGCTTCCCAAAGATCAAGCTGAGCATGACCAAGACGAGAGGGCTTTATAAAAGGAGTCTCCTTAAACGTCTCTTGAAAAAGCTTCATGACGCGCTCA from the Desulfitobacterium metallireducens DSM 15288 genome contains:
- a CDS encoding response regulator transcription factor translates to MAVILIVDDEEPIQELLKFNLEKEGYTVLVAYDGPSALKTVEEKCPDLVILDVMLPGMDGMEVCNQLRQNPKSRDIPVIMLTAKVEEIDKVLGLELGADDYLTKPFSPRELLARIRARLRRIKPQIQENELVRGDLKMDLNRFQVLVRGVEVELTPKEFELLRVLATHPGKVYSRDELLEQVWGYEYSGDTRTVDVHVRHLRQKVERDSSNPEYIETLRGIGYRLKG